From Chloroflexota bacterium, one genomic window encodes:
- a CDS encoding DUF4230 domain-containing protein, with translation MKETRAWILVLGILLIVGWAAFGVVGAVREMTGSVSNTTEDALKPITDVTGGLATQVAQFLNPTPTVLPDPVTIIRDVRTIARLETIQYSIEKVVTADKGQGSLEFLFGDQLIFVAHGVVIAGIDLGDLTEDDFWLDGGVLYMRLPPSEIFIATLDNDKSYVYDRDTGLFTKGDIHLETAARQVAEDEIENAALEDGILEQARINAEAYLVRFLSALGYSDVIFVTE, from the coding sequence ATGAAAGAAACAAGAGCCTGGATTTTAGTTTTGGGTATCCTGCTGATTGTAGGATGGGCAGCATTTGGCGTGGTTGGCGCGGTGCGTGAAATGACGGGCAGTGTCAGCAATACGACCGAAGATGCCTTGAAACCGATAACCGATGTGACGGGTGGTTTGGCGACACAGGTGGCGCAGTTTTTGAATCCTACGCCGACGGTATTGCCAGACCCGGTGACGATTATCCGCGATGTGCGTACGATTGCCCGTCTGGAAACGATTCAGTATTCGATTGAGAAGGTGGTCACGGCGGATAAAGGGCAGGGGAGTCTGGAATTTCTCTTTGGCGATCAGTTGATCTTCGTGGCGCATGGGGTGGTGATTGCCGGGATCGATTTGGGCGATCTTACCGAAGATGATTTTTGGCTGGATGGCGGCGTTTTGTATATGCGCCTGCCCCCGTCCGAAATTTTTATTGCCACACTGGATAACGATAAATCGTATGTTTATGATCGTGATACTGGCCTGTTTACGAAGGGCGATATTCATTTAGAGACGGCTGCTCGTCAGGTAGCTGAAGATGAAATTGAAAACGCCGCTCTTGAAGACGGGATTCTGGAACAGGCTCGTATCAATGCCGAAGCGTATCTAGTGCGCTTTTTGTCGGCGTTGGGATATTCGGATGTGATTTTTGTGACGGAATAA
- a CDS encoding lipoate--protein ligase family protein, producing the protein MTIQPTTWRLIKTAPAFGAWNMAVDETILESIGRGDTPPTLRMYAWDPPCLSIGYAQSIKDADFQTIRARGWHLVRRLTGGRAILHTDELTYSVIGSAKEPRLAGSVIDSYERLSRALLHALHLLALPAQALPKKNDQPKSVEPICFEVPSHYEITVAGKKLIGSAQARKKTNVLQHGTLPLYGDLTRITHALTFPSEAEREQAAQRLLARATTVEAVLQRAIPWEQAAAAFEQAFAQTLDIQLEPGELTPAELGRAEELVNKKYAHSDWNERI; encoded by the coding sequence ATGACCATTCAGCCCACTACCTGGCGTCTCATCAAAACCGCTCCGGCATTCGGGGCATGGAATATGGCCGTTGATGAAACCATTCTCGAAAGTATTGGTCGCGGTGACACACCTCCTACTTTGCGTATGTATGCCTGGGATCCGCCTTGCCTGTCCATTGGCTATGCGCAGTCGATTAAGGATGCTGATTTCCAAACAATCCGCGCGCGCGGCTGGCATCTGGTGCGGCGGCTCACCGGCGGGCGTGCTATCTTGCATACCGATGAATTAACGTACTCGGTCATCGGGTCAGCAAAGGAGCCGCGTTTGGCGGGCAGCGTGATCGATAGTTACGAGAGATTATCACGCGCGCTTTTGCATGCCCTGCACTTATTGGCCCTCCCCGCCCAGGCATTGCCCAAAAAAAATGACCAACCAAAGTCAGTAGAGCCAATTTGCTTCGAGGTGCCTTCGCATTATGAAATTACGGTCGCGGGTAAAAAATTGATTGGCAGCGCCCAGGCGCGCAAGAAAACGAACGTATTACAGCACGGCACTCTGCCGCTCTACGGCGATCTTACGCGCATTACTCATGCACTAACTTTCCCATCGGAAGCAGAGCGCGAACAAGCCGCGCAACGCTTATTAGCACGCGCGACCACCGTTGAAGCCGTTCTGCAGCGCGCCATCCCCTGGGAGCAAGCCGCGGCTGCATTTGAGCAGGCATTTGCCCAAACGCTGGATATCCAACTGGAACCTGGCGAACTCACCCCGGCAGAGCTTGGTCGTGCGGAAGAATTAGTTAATAAAAAATACGCCCACTCCGATTGGAATGAGCGTATTTGA
- a CDS encoding response regulator produces the protein MQTTQILLADDHAVVRAGIRNVIEEIPGLNVIGEVGDGPTLLKALVIKSPDFLVVDLSMPDFNPIQTVGYIRAQNPDMKILVISAYDDDVYVRGMLEAGVDGYHLKDQPLSDLKLAMSRILAGERWISSPLLSKLVGREKSASNISPLTSRQRDILQLLQEGLDNQSIAIELSLSVKTIENHLTRIYRQLEVQSRLEAVKFVSQHPEALGVAGQRLQQKKNDAPAPSQDVTILVVDDNHRYLHQIQRMLARVYPQAILYESDSILGAQRLAEKVQPQLAFVDVVLGEDDGIRCARRIKAVSTRSRIIMISAYPDREFRRLSMEAGAVAFLDKKDLDARTLRQVIDDIVV, from the coding sequence ATGCAAACAACACAAATTCTACTAGCAGATGACCACGCAGTTGTCCGCGCGGGAATCCGCAATGTGATCGAAGAAATACCCGGCCTCAATGTTATTGGAGAAGTTGGTGATGGGCCAACATTGCTCAAAGCACTCGTCATAAAATCACCCGATTTTTTAGTGGTTGACCTCAGTATGCCAGACTTCAACCCAATTCAAACTGTTGGGTATATCCGGGCACAAAATCCAGATATGAAAATTCTGGTCATCAGCGCCTATGATGATGATGTCTACGTTCGAGGTATGTTAGAGGCTGGGGTAGATGGGTATCATCTTAAGGATCAGCCATTAAGTGATTTAAAATTGGCGATGTCGCGCATTCTTGCCGGTGAACGCTGGATATCAAGCCCATTGCTATCCAAACTTGTAGGAAGAGAAAAGTCGGCGTCGAATATTTCGCCACTAACTTCCCGTCAACGCGATATTCTACAGCTTTTGCAGGAGGGTCTTGATAACCAAAGTATTGCGATAGAACTGAGTTTGAGCGTCAAGACAATCGAAAATCACTTGACACGTATCTATCGCCAGTTAGAAGTACAAAGCCGTCTTGAGGCCGTCAAATTTGTCAGTCAGCACCCCGAGGCATTGGGTGTCGCCGGGCAACGCTTGCAACAGAAAAAAAATGATGCCCCAGCCCCATCTCAAGACGTTACTATTCTAGTTGTGGACGACAATCATCGCTACTTACATCAGATTCAGCGCATGCTGGCTCGTGTCTATCCCCAAGCAATCCTCTACGAATCCGATAGTATTCTAGGCGCACAACGACTTGCCGAGAAAGTTCAGCCTCAACTCGCGTTTGTAGATGTCGTTTTGGGGGAAGACGATGGCATTCGTTGCGCCCGACGCATCAAGGCTGTATCTACAAGATCACGCATCATCATGATCAGCGCCTACCCCGACCGTGAATTCCGTCGCCTGAGCATGGAGGCCGGAGCCGTTGCCTTCCTGGACAAAAAAGACCTGGACGCCCGCACATTGCGTCAGGTGATCGATGATATTGTCGTATGA